Proteins co-encoded in one Conger conger chromosome 4, fConCon1.1, whole genome shotgun sequence genomic window:
- the ntmt2 gene encoding N-terminal Xaa-Pro-Lys N-methyltransferase 2, giving the protein MEYRGAHQAFRTRWKKTDMDLCKHSMSFVLHNTLRNEFFASYLYLLEQVPLVKLYPVTCEYIDGEKQFYARAQDFYKDVESSEAGMMGDFLELSPVDIEGSKEFLKKFVGGPGKAGTQCALDCGCGIGRVTKNVLLPVFETMDMADMTEEFLLHAHESYLGSDNERIDIYYCYSLQELTPPLNKYDVIWMQWVACHLTDKDLMEFLIRSKASLKPNGVIIIKDNMARQGCKLDPVDSSIIRHLDIMKIIIKKAGLEILGVEKQEGFPEQMVPIWMIAMQ; this is encoded by the exons ATGGAGTACAGAGGAGCTCACCAAGCCTTCCGCACACGCTGGAAGAAGACGGACATGGACCTCTGCAAGCATAGCATGTCCTTTGTCCTGCACAACACTCTGAGGAACGAGTTTTTCGCCAGTTACCTGTATCTTCTGGAGCAGGTTCCCCTGG TCAAACTTTACCCTGTTACCTGTGAGTACATTGATGGAGAGAAGCAGTTCTATGCACGAGCACAAGATTTCTACAAAGACGTGGAATCATCAGAGGCAGGAATGATGGGAGATTTTCTAGAACTCTCTCCGGTTGACATTGAGGGCTCCAAAGAGTTCCTGAAAAAGTTTGTTGGG GGCCCTGGAAAGGCTGGAACGCAGTGTGCCctggactgtggctgtgggatTGGACGGGTCACCAAGAACGTCCTCTTGCCCGTGTTTGAGACGATGGACATGGCTGACATGACGGAGGAGTTCCTGCTCCATGCGCACGAGTCTTACCTGGGCAGTGACAATGAACGCATTGATATATATTACTGTTACAGCCTGCAGGAGCTCACCCCCCCGCTGAACAAATACGATGTGATCTGGATGCAATGGGTTGCAT GTCACCTCACTGACAAGGACCTGATGGAGTTCCTGATCAGGAGCAAAGCCAGTCTGAagccaaatggagtcatcatcaTTAAGGACAACATGGCCAGGCAAGGCTGCAAGCTGGACCCTGTTGACAGCAGCATCATCAGACACTTGGATATTATGAAAATCATCATTAAGAAAGCTGGTCTAGAGATCTTGGGAGTGGAAAAGCAGGAGGGCTTTCCTGAACAGATGGTGCCTATCTGGATGATTGCAATGCAGTAA